The Brassica oleracea var. oleracea cultivar TO1000 chromosome C6, BOL, whole genome shotgun sequence genomic interval TGGCTATTGCTCAAGTTGTAACCACTAAGTGAGACTCTGTTCTTTGACTCGATGGTGTTGGGTTTAAGGATGAAAACTGAAACCCATATGAATAAACCAAAAAAATGATCAGAGCTTTCACACCAAGTAAAACACAAGTAGCACAAAGCGTTCGATGAAATGACTCAATGACGAACTAATCCTATCTCTTCAGCGTAAAAAAAAGAGGAAGAAACTTTTTTGCTTTAGTAACTGTGGGAACCGAAATTCGCACTGTCGATTTACGTTTAAATTAGGAAACTAGGAAAACTCTAATTTCCCAGAGGTCCTGGATCTCTGCGGGAGCTAACGGCAAGTGACCAAATATATGCAGAAATCATGAAAAGATAACAAACGAGTTTAGAGAAAACAATAAATCTTATTTCGAGTCCGCGTGAGATCGTTGCGATCATTACAAGAGATCATAAAAGCTTTGGCCGCAAAGGCTGTCAGCGAGTTACCTAGTTCTAGCGGCCTAAAAGCTCAAACCTAGTTGACTCGCAGCTCGATAACAAAAGACGAAGAAAATACAGAAAAAGTTTTTGATTGATTTCGGACTGAACCTTATGAAAGGCTGCCTACGTACCCCTTTCGAGGATCAAGCCGAACGTAGTTCAAGAGTGAACCAAGAGATCGAACTGCTTGTGCACGTTCGTCTGGTAATCGGGTGCCAGTCATGGAAACANNNNNNNNNNNNNNNNNNNNNNNNNNNNNNNNNNNNNNNNNNNNNNNNNNNNNNNNNNNNNNNNNNNNNNNNNNNNNNNNNNNNNNNNNNNNNNNNNNNNNNNNNNNNNNNNNNNNNNNNNNNNNNNNNNNNNNNNNNNNNNNNNNNNNNNNNNNNNNNNNNNNNNNNNNNNNNNNNNNNNNNNNNNNNNNNNNNNNNNNNNNNNNNNNNNNNNNNNNNNNNNNNNNNNNNNNNNNNNNNNNNNNNNNNNNNNNNNNNNNNNNNNNNNNNNNNNNNNNNNNNNNNNNNNNNNNNNNNNNNNNNNNNNNNNNNNNNNNNNNNNNNNNNNNNNNNNNNNNNNNNNNNNNNNNNNNNNNNNNNNNNNNNNNNNNNNNNNNNNNNNNNNNNNNNNNNNNNNNNNNNNNNNNNNNNNNNNNNNNNNNNNNNNNNNNNNNNNNNNNNNNNNNNNNNNNNNNNNNNNNNNNNNNNNNNNNNNNNNNNNNNNNNNNNNNNNNNNNNNNNNNNNNNNNNNNNNNAGCTTGGTCGCTACGTAGCGACCGAGCGGGACGGACGCTCGGTCGCTACGTAGCGACCAAGCTTGGCTCGAGCTCGGTCGCTACGTAGCAACCGAGGGAGACGGATGCTCGGTCGCTACGTAGCGACCGAGCTTGGCTTGAGCGCTACGTAGCGACCGAGCGGGACGTGTGCTCGGTCGCTACGTGGCGACCGAGCTTGGCTCGAGCTCGGTCGCTACGTAGCGACCGTGCGATCTTTTTCGGGCTTTTCTCTGATGTCTCGTGTTTCTTCCGCATGGCTCTTCGTAAGAATAAATCTTTTCCGAAGATTTGTTCTTCATAAAAACGTTCATGCCGATTTTTACGGACTTTCAGACATTGATTCCGTCGTGACCGATTTTGACCCAACAGTAACTAAAAAAACTAAAGTAGCTCAGGAACTGGAGTTTGGTTTATTGGGTCTGTAATGGAGATTATACAATATGATTCCGACTTCCGAGGAATAACGAAGCCACAATACGTCATATGAGTAGGGGAAACAAGTGAAAATGCGTACCTGGTGAAGCGAAAGACGAAAGTTGGAGCCTTGGAGAAGAGAGAGGAGCGATAGAATTGAAACAGAGAAGAGCTCTCTCTGTTTCTTCTTAACCAACGGATTGGATTTGATCCGGATCAATCCGGTTTGCAGTTTGGTTTGGTTTCGAATTTTGCTTCTTTTGTTTGATCAAAAGATTCGAATTTTGCTATTTTGTAAATGTCGAAATAAAATTGAATTTGGTTTGGTTCAGTCCCCGGTTATTGTTTATTTATAAGTCCAGTTTAGTTTTGATTATGAGCTTTTAGTCTTCCACTACTACCTAATCTGCACCCACTAGGCAGGATTATCTAGCTTTTATAGCCACCTTTTATTGTTGATTCAGTGGCAAGCATGATCATGATAGCCTCAACTTTCGCGTTCAGAAGCTGGAGTAAGGTAACAACAGTGACACAACTGTCAAGAAGATAAATGTCACTATGTCAGTGAAGGGCAGGCGCGGCATCGATTGGCTTGGTTTACCAAGAACTATCGAACTTAAGGAGAAACTCAAACCTTGGAATGTGAGATTCAAGATAGGGCAAAGATCAGACGAAAGAGGTGTTAAGTCTCACCTCTCTCTCTTTGTCTTCACTCGTCGTAGAGACTTTAAAACCTAGAATAGAAGTTAGGAGAATAAGTGTATATTTACAGTTTGATGTATTTCATAGTCTCCATCTTTTATTAGGGTTTATGTAATAACTCACAAGTGGTGTTTCTTGGGTCTTATGGTAACTGTGTGACTGGAAGGGTTGAAAGTTTGTGAATATAACGCAAAAGAAGTATTGTACCACCGTGACTAAAGTAACTAAACAAATGGATGTGAAGAGATAAATAAGATTCATTGAGATGTTTGTACAGTAAATTCTCTGATTTACCAAAAATCAAAATATTTTACCAATTGAGCAAAAGCTGTATAACTAATATCTCAATAATCAAACAAAAAAAAAAATCTCACTAATCACTATCATCATCTGATTTTGTATAATAAAAAAAGGGGATTGACTTCCATTTTTGGCTATAGATGTATACAGTCTTAATACAATGAGGTACATTCTTACAAGTTACAACTTCTTGTGAGAAAGCATTGGTAGATAGAACCACTAACAAATATGTGGAAGCACGTTTAGTTGAGGGATGATTTGACTTGCCCTTTCACAGCTCATTGTTTGCATCATTTATTTATTATTTATAGATTTAGTTGGCCGACTTTAAACAATTAATTAAAATTAATCTTAAACTAAACAAGAAACTGAGATCCCTTCTTACAGACATCCTTCTCGCATAATCAGTTTTCTTAATTACATACCATGTCCGACCATTATCTCATGATCTCAAGCAAATTAAAAAAATATTTTCTTTTTCGAAAAAAAAAATAAAGAAAGAGAAGATAGAAGAGAGAAAGGGATCGCAATTTGGAAACATCTGTAATAATTTTTTCTTTGTGATTTCGAGAGGAGAGGACAGCTCCAATCTTTCTGTCTCTCTCCCTCTCAAGTGTATTGAAATTGTGAATCTTTCTTCGGAGGAAACAAGAGATTTGTCCTGTTTCTGGGATTTTGTCCTGATTTGATCCCATCTCTGACACCTTTGTCTATAGATTCTCCGATGGTTTTCTGATTCTGGGTTCTTCCAAATTTCTTAACTTTGTTGTTTGTTCTGTTCTCCTCCTTTAGTTATGGCTTGGAATGAGACCAAACTCAAGAGGCTTTATCAAGTTTGGAGAGGAAGCAATGTAAGTTCTTGTCTAATGTCACTTTGGTGTTTGATTCATATACTCATAGGTCCAGTGGTTGTTAGTATCTTTGAGTCTTGATTGGTTCATATATAGAAACTTCAGGCCATGGTTAGTGATTACTGTAAGCTGTTCATGGTTCTTAATTTGTGATTTTGACTTTGTTTTTTCCAGAAATTTCTTTGTGGAGGGAGGTTAATCTTTGGTCCAGATGCATCATCTCTATACCTATCGACCATCTTGATCCTCGGTCCCTCGGTGATGTTCTTTGTAAAAATGTACTTGAAAATGGCTGATCCTCTCACCAAGAATCGAAACCTCTGTGTTCCAATTCTCTCCGTCGCTTGGATACTCACCCTTTTGGTATGTCTTCTTCTTTCCCAACTCCGTAGATGATGATGACTTTATTGTCTTAATGAAACTAAAGTTTCAATAGTTTTCTTTCAGGACATATTTTTCCTGTTCATGACATCTGGTAGAGATCCTGGGATTGTGCCTAGAAGTCTAAGACCTCCTGAATCAGATGATGTGCCTGACTCAACTACTCCTTCCATGGAATGGGTTAGCGGTAGAACCCCAAATATAAGGTTACCAAGGGTCAAAGATGTAACCGTTAATGGCCATACTGTAAAAGTCAAGTTCTGTGATACTTGTTTGCTTTACCGTCCACCTCGAGCTTCTCATTGTTCCATCTGCAACAACTGTGTACAGAGATTCGACCATCACTGCCCCTGGGTTGGCCAGTGCATTGGAGTGGTAAGTCAGTAAACATATTCTCGAGTACTATGTTGTCTATGTGTTTTGAAAATGCTGTGACTCTTTTTGCAGCGAAACTACCGGTTCTTCTTCATGTTCATATCAACATCAACGACTTTGTGCATATATGTGTTTGTGTTTTCTTGGTTGAACTTATTCGAAAGACATATGGATGAGAAGATTAGCATCTGGAAAGCAATATCCAAAGATGTTCTGTCTGATATTCTCATTGTTTACTGCTTCATTACCGTTTGGTTTGTTGGTGGGCTCACTATATTTCATTCCTATCTCATCTGCACCAACCAGGTGATTAGAAATATCAAATATCCATCCTTTGTGTTTCTCTCTTTCTCTTTTTGTGTGTTCTAATTCTGAATCTGTTTTTGTGCAGACTACTTATGAGAACTTCCGTTACCGATATGATAAGAAGGAGAACCCATACAACAAAGGAGTTTCGGCGAACATAAGAGAAATATTTCTATCTAAGATTCCTCCATCCATGAACAAGTTTAGATCATTTGTCAAGGAAGAAGATTACATGATGGTTGAAACTCCTACATCAAATCTTGGTGAAAGTCTAGTGAGCTCAAAAGAGAAGATTGATATTGAAATGGGAGGAGGAGGAAGGATAGTTGATGAGGGTGGAAAGACTTACTCACTCCCTGAGATTCTCAGGAATCTAAACTATGAAGACCTTGAGGATGACTGTGAGGAAGATGACTTGAAGGCCAAGGGTCATCACCACCACCATCATCATCAGAATGAGGAAATCATCCCTCCTTTTGACCCTTTCTTCACCAATGACAATGGTGTTAACAAGGATGAGAAAAATGGACAAGAATCAAGAGTATCTTCAAGTGATAATGGAGATTCAGGGAAACATGTTGGGGTCTCTATTGATGATGAAGAAAAAGCTGAAGGGTATGAAGAAAAATGGAGTATGGACAGTGTCATGAACATAAACGCAGGATCTGAAGATGGAGCAAGCTCTCCTCAATCTACTTCCCCAATGCTTCGTAAATAGAGGTAATGAAAATTAAGGATTACCCCTCTCTGTTCTTGGTTGCCTTGTTTTACAAGATACCATTTCTCTGAGCCCTAACACTGTCTTTGTTAAAAAGTGAAGGGCTTGAAGCTGGAGAAGTGGAGAATGTTCTTTGTCATTCTTTTAACTGTGTTTCATATAATTGTGGAGAGAAAAAAATCCAGAGAAATAAGAGACATTGTAGGTTTTGTGCGTTTGAGGTGTATTAGTTTTTTTTTTCTTTTTCATTTAGTTGTATTTATATTCACATATTTTTGTTATTAAAATGATTTGGACCACGAATTGTAATGTATACGATTGTACTTGAAATTATTTTCTTTTTATTTATTTGTTGGTTGATTGATTTTCATTTTCCATGTGTTGATTCTCTTCTAGGCCTGGCGTTCGAATAGGGTTTTCGGATTTTCAGGTTTACAGTCAAAGGTTCCATTTTATTTTATTTTAGAACGGTGGGTTTCGGATAATATGTTTGGTTCAAAATTGTATTGCATTGTGAAACCCATAAAGTAATCAAATATCTATCGGTTTCAGGTTTTTTAGGTTCGGGTTATACTGAAATAAAATACAAAATTTATGAAACAAATCATATGAAACATAATCCTCAATCTGAAATGAAAACTACTAGGCACACATAAAATCTGAAAAGAACACTCCATTGTTCAATAGAACTGAAAAACAACATTCCATAGTTCAATCACAGCCGAAACAACAATATTCCATAAGTCCAATCATAACTGAAAAAAAACACTGAAAATTTCATAACGAAATAAAACACAACAAAGTTTCAAAATATAACAAAGAGACAAGAATCTTGTGAGAGCACGACCAAGTGAGCATTTGACAACCTCCTACTCCTGCCAAACATAATGACAACAACAAAGCTATAAAATCAAGGCATAAACCAAGAGCATAAACGATTGCTAAACCAAGGACGAGAGATTTTACCAAGCTATATATATGGCAGACCAACTCAAGTAGTATATTCTGGTGCAAAGAAAAAACCAAGTAAGAAACAAATCATATAATGAAACAGATTTAAGAAACAAAAAAAACTAAAACAAGCATACTTCTCTCACTATTTTCAGGTTCTTCAATATCCTAAAGATTTGTACATTAGTAAGCACTCTTGACTCACATCGAATGTCTTGTTTTAGACATTGCTCGGTACACATCAACACCTCGATCATGAAGTGAGTAAGGCAGCTCCGAGATGGATCAAGGATCCCTCCACCTGTACTAAAAGCACTCTCGGATGCAACATACCAAACTTGCATGGCAAAGACATTTTTTGTCATCAGTGAAAGAATCGGTTACTTGGTAAATAAATAAAAAAGTATTGGTTTTGATTTATGTGCTTACTCTAATGTATATACTTTTATGTATACAAATTATTTTTTAGATATATGGTTTCTAATATGTTATTTGATTCTGACAATCCCATAAATACACTTCTTCAAATCGAAGTGATTTTTAATATTGGAATCACTATATATATATATATATTATTTCATTTAGATTAAATAATTTAGTCTTGATTTTTATTCCTAAAAGTTTTTTAACGAAATATCATGACAAAATTCCAGTCACCTCCTTTTGAGTTTGTTCGAAGAATAAGAGATTTGATTATTCGTGTAATATTTGTTTCTCCCTAAAACCCTATCTAGCTATTATAATTGTAAGAATGAGAGATTTGAACTATTTATTATAATTTTTATTGTTTATCATTTAATAAATCAAACAGTTATTAGTTTATACATAGTTTACATATACTAGAATGGTAAATTATATATATATATATATTATCGGTATACTCTTAAGTAGCTAAACCTAAAAAGCGTAGGCTAATAAAAGAACTAATTTGTTTAGTTGTTATAGAATTAGATTATTTTTAGACCGGACTGGTGAATATATACAAGACAAACATCTATATTTTGAGTTTGTACTTATATTTTATAACAGTTCGATATATTAGACTTATACACTAACCCGTCAATAGAGTTTTCCGGTGATTTTCTTCAAAAATTTGATTCTTAGATATGTATCTAGAGTGAAATTAATTTTTAAAGATGTCCATCTTCTTAAATTGATACTTATGTAATTTACCGAATTCACATAAGAAGTTAAAAAATAAACAAAACTCATATAAGTGAAACAAAAAAAGAGAACGAAAGCACAATTTTATAGAGGTAGAAAATGAAATCACTTATGGAAAGTCAATAGTTAACGAATCGAGAGTAGAAAACCTAATCTCCTTTCCTCATTTTACAATTGATGCTGCGTATCTGGTTTTGGTGATTTGTGTCAGCCAAAAAACTTAATTTCTTTTTGTGCATATAAAGTCTTAAAAATAATTAAAATGAACTGTAATATGTTAACTCTTCAAATATTTGTATTCGTCATTTTACAATCGATTAAGGTTATTTTACAATCGATAAATGTTGTAGTGTTGTAACATGTTAAAACCATTTAATGAACAAACATTAGTATAAAAAACTCATCCGCACATATGCACAGTTTATCTTCTAGTATTTATTATTTTAATAT includes:
- the LOC106299788 gene encoding probable protein S-acyltransferase 4 isoform X1, translated to MAWNETKLKRLYQVWRGSNKFLCGGRLIFGPDASSLYLSTILILGPSVMFFVKMYLKMADPLTKNRNLCVPILSVAWILTLLDIFFLFMTSGRDPGIVPRSLRPPESDDVPDSTTPSMEWVSGRTPNIRLPRVKDVTVNGHTVKVKFCDTCLLYRPPRASHCSICNNCVQRFDHHCPWVGQCIGVRNYRFFFMFISTSTTLCIYVFVFSWLNLFERHMDEKISIWKAISKDVLSDILIVYCFITVWFVGGLTIFHSYLICTNQTTYENFRYRYDKKENPYNKGVSANIREIFLSKIPPSMNKFRSFVKEEDYMMVETPTSNLGESLVSSKEKIDIEMGGGGRIVDEGGKTYSLPEILRNLNYEDLEDDCEEDDLKAKGHHHHHHHQNEEIIPPFDPFFTNDNGVNKDEKNGQESRVSSSDNGDSGKHVGVSIDDEEKAEGYEEKWSMDSVMNINAGSEDGASSPQSTSPMLRK
- the LOC106299788 gene encoding probable protein S-acyltransferase 4 isoform X2, yielding MAWNETKLKRLYQVWRGSNKFLCGGRLIFGPDASSLYLSTILILGPSVMFFVKMYLKMADPLTKNRNLCVPILSVAWILTLLDIFFLFMTSGRDPGIVPRSLRPPESDDVPDSTTPSMEWVSGRTPNIRLPRVKDVTVNGHTVKVKFCDTCLLYRPPRASHCSICNNCVQRFDHHCPWVGQCIGVRNYRFFFMFISTSTTLCIYVFVFSWLNLFERHMDEKISIWKAISKDVLSDILIVYCFITVWFVGGLTIFHSYLICTNQTTYENFRYRYDKKENPYNKGVSANIREIFLSKIPPSMNKFRSFVKEEDYMMVETPTSNLGESLVSSKEKIDIEMGGGGRIVDEGGKTYSLPEILRNLNYEDLEDDCEEDDLKAKGHHHHHHHQNEEIIPPFDPFFTNDNGVNKDEKNGQESRVSSSDNGDSGKHVGVSIDDEEKAEGYEEKWSMDSVMNINAGSEDGASSP
- the LOC106297693 gene encoding 50S ribosomal protein 5, chloroplastic-like — translated: METMKYIKLCVTVVTLLQLLNAKVEAIMIMLATESTIKEETERALLCFNSIAPLSSPRLQLSSFASPVFILKPNTIESKNRVSLSGYNLSNSHGRAAIVKAAVSGVDGAEPESNEEAPKTVVAAVPVDKLPLESKEAKEKQLLEQRMKMKLAKKIRLRRKRLVRKRKLRKKGRWPPSKMKKLKHV